CCGAAGAAGAACCCGCCGGAGCAGCCCGCCGGCTGAGGCACACTGCCCTCCACGATCGATCACGCCCAGACAGGATCACCATGACCGACAACGCCGATTCGACGCACGAACCCCGCCCCACGGCAACCGTTGCTCAGCTTGAGCAGGAGGGTGATGTGGCCGCCGACTACATCGAGGGGCTGCTGGACATCGCCGACATCGACGGCGACCTGACCCTGGATGTGCGCGGCGACCGCGCGTACGTGTCGGTGGAGAACGACGACGAGGAGTCGCTGGCGCTGCTCTCGGACCCCGACACAGTGCAGGCGCTTCAGGAGCTGACCCGCATCGCCGTGCAGGCGCGCACCGGCCGCTTCTCGCGCCTGATCCTCGATATCGGCGGTTCTCGGGCCACGCGCCGCCAGCAGCTCGAG
This DNA window, taken from Microbacterium invictum, encodes the following:
- a CDS encoding protein jag, whose protein sequence is MTDNADSTHEPRPTATVAQLEQEGDVAADYIEGLLDIADIDGDLTLDVRGDRAYVSVENDDEESLALLSDPDTVQALQELTRIAVQARTGRFSRLILDIGGSRATRRQQLEQLVDRAIARLDDGSSQASLPSMSSYERKLVHDIVSDRGFVSESYGEGADRHTVISRG